In Nitrospira sp. MA-1, the genomic window ACTTTCTGCAGAAGCCGTTACGGTGGCTGTCCGCGATTTCGCGATATCGTGCGACGACCAGCGGGGGGCCGAATTTTGCTTATGACCTGTGCGTGCGCCAAACGACTCCGGAGCAGCGCGCGTCGTTGGATCTCAGTTGTTGGACGGTCGCGTTTAATGGGGCTGAACCGATTCACCCTAGCACGCTGGATCGATTCACGGACGCCTTCAGTGGGTCGGGGTTCCGTCGGGAGGCGCTGTATCCGTGTTACGGGTTGGCAGAGGCGACCTTGTTTGTTTCCGGGGGTGAGAGGACAAAGCCTCCGGTACTTCGAAGGATTAACAAAAACGAATTGCAGGAGCACCGCATCCTTGATCGGACGGAATCCGATGCCGAGATGCAACAATTGGTGGGGTGTGGATATTCACGTTTCGAACAAGAGATTCGCATTGTAGACCCCGAGTCGTTACGAATTTGTCTGGTTGGCCGCGTCGGAGAAGTGTGGGTGAAAGGGCCTAGCATCGCAAGGGGTTATTGGAATCGACCGGAAGACACGTCACGGACATTCGGAGGTTATACCTCGGATACCAGCGAAGGACCGTTCCTTCGAACAGGTGATCTTGGGTTTGTGAAGGAAGGTGAACTGTTCATCACGGGGCGGTTGAAAGATCTCATCATAATCCGTGGTCGCAACTATTATCCCCACGATGTCGAACTGACGGCACAACAGAGTCATGAGAGCCTTCGACCGGAAGGCGGCGCGGCGTTCTCGATTACGCTCCAAGAAGAAGAGTCCCTGGTGGTCGTCCATGAAGTGGACTCCCGTCCTGCCTCATTCAATGCCCAGATGGTGATAGCCGCAATTCGTCAGGCCATCACCGAACATCATGAAGTACAAGTTGCGGCAGTGGTGCTCATCAAGGCAGGGACACTCCCCAAAACGTCCAGTGGAAAAGTTCAGCGAAACCTGTGTCGTCTGAAGTTTCTCGCTCAGGGATTCAATGTGATCGGGCAGTCCGCCCTGCCGACATCTCCTTTTGAAACCGAATACGAACGGGGAGAGCAAGCAGACCGGGGGCAAGGGAATGAGCTAGAAGCAACCGTCATCGGGATTTGGTCGAAGGTGTTGCAGCAGCCGAGAATTCACCTCCAGGACAATTTTTTTGCCATGGGGGGGGATTCATTGCGCGGAATGCAGATGTTGGCTCGTCTACAGGAAATCTGTCGAGTCGATGTGCCGTTGGATGCGCTTTTCGATTATCCGACCGCGGCGGAATTTGCCGCCCACATCGGGACCCTCACGCCCTCTGTCGAATCGACTTCGGGGACGTCCATTCACCATACGTCACGAGAGGGAGCGTCGCCCCTGTCGTTTGCTCAGGAACGGTTCTGGTTTCTTGAGCAGTTATCACCCGGTACTCCGTTTAACAATATTCCCATCGCACTGCGGCTGAAGGGTTCGCTCGATATCGAGGTCCTCCGTCGATCGCTCGACGAAATTGTTTCTCGTCATGAGATTCTCCGTGCCACCTTCGTTCTACGCAATGGCCAACCGGCTCAGATCATTGCACCTCGTCTTGAGCTTCCATTGTTGATAGAGGACTTGCAGCGGGTTTCCGAGTCGAGTCGTGAAGAGCAGCTTCAAAGCCTGCTCGGAGATGAGGCTCGTCGACCTTTTGATTTGATTAAGGATCCACTTCTTCGCTTTCGATTATTCCGGGTTAGCGAAGCCGACCATGTTCTTTCGCTGACTATTCATCATATTGTCGCGGACGGTTGGTCGATGGGTATTTTCAGCCGTGAACTGGCAGCGTTGTACCAGGCATTTCTGCAGGGGGGGGGCTCCCCGTTGCCGGCTCTTCCGGTCCAGTATCTCCATACGGTCATTCAGCAGAGAGAAAGTGTTCGAGAACAAATATTTCAACGGCAGGTGACCTATTGGCAACAGCGCCTGGACCATGCTCCCCACACCCTGAATCTGCCGTTTGATTTTCCCCGACCGGAAGTACAGGGGTATCGAGGGGCACGCTATGAGTGGACATTGGATGGGTCACTTGTCCAGCAGTTGCAGGCGGTTGGGTATCGATATCGGACCACGTTGTTCATGACGTTGCTGGCGACCTTTAATATTCTCTTGTCGCGCTATAGCGGTCAATCAGATCTCTGTGTCGGAACGCCGGTTGCTAACCGTAACCGGATTGAGTGCGAATCCCTGATTGGTTGTTTCGTCAATTCGGTCGCCTTGCGTGCCGATCTTTCCGGCAATCCACCATTTCCTGATTTCCTCGATCAGGTTCGAGCGACGGTTCTTGGCGCCCAGGCGAACCAGGAGATTCCATTCGAGCGATTGGTCGATGAGTTGAAGGTGGGTAGAGACTTAGGTCATACGCCGATCTTTCAGGTGATGTTCGTCCTGGCGGATCGTCCATCGGATGTCCGTGCGTTGGGAGGCCTGGAAGCGTGCAGGATGAGTGTGAATACACAAACATCCGTGTTCGACCTGACGTTGGAGATGGCAGAAAAGGCCAACGGGAATCTGGGGGGAGTATTCGAATACAGTACGGATCTGTTTACGAGCCGGACAATCGTTCGTATGGCCGAACATTTTCAGGCCTTGTTGGCTCAAGTCGTCGCATGTCCGGAGTCCCGCGTGGATGATTGGCCAATGGTGACGGCGAACGAGCGCGCGTATGTCCTCGTAAACTGCAATGAGACGACAACGCCTTATCCTGATGAGTCTTGTCTACATCAATTGCTTGAGGCTCGGGTCGCTGAAAGTCCGGATGCCGTGGCGCTGCTGTGCGAGGGGCGTTCGTATGCCTATGACTTCATAAACAGCAGAGCGAATCAACTCGCCCGGTATTTACGGGCTCAAGGAATCGGTCCGGAGATTCCCGTGGCCCTGTGCGTGGATCGGTCTCTCGAAATGGTGGTTGGTCTCCTGGGCATCCTCAAGGCCGGCGCGGCCTATGTGCCCATGGATCCGACCTATCCCAAAGAGCGGCAGTCGATCATTCTCAAAGATGTCCACCCCCGGCTGCTCTTAACGCAAGGGAAATTTTCCGGAGAGCTGCCGGATCAAGCGGTACCGGTCTTTGCACTCGATAGTGATTGGCCCGTGGTGGCCGGGTTTCCGGACACCAATTTGCCGAATCTCACGAGCCCCGACAATCTGGCTTACATTCTCTATACCTCCGGGACTACCGGCCGGCCAAAGGGAACCGGCATTTCCCATCGAGCACTGGTAAATCACGCGACCGCGATGGTGAGGCAATACGGTCTTGCTTCGACGGATCGTGTCCTTCAGTTTGCATCCGTCAGCTTTGATGTGGCTGCCGAAGAATGTTTCCCGACATGGATTGCGGGGGCAACGGTGGTGTTGCGCCCCAATGAGCCGGTTCCTGCCTGTACCGATTTCCACACATTTCTTTGCGAGCAGGGCCTGACTGTCCTGAATCTTCCGACGCCCTATTGGGCGGGGTGGGTCGAAGAGATGGAGCGAATCAGCCTGCCGGTTCCACCGTTGATCAGACTGGTCATCGTGGGGAGCGAAAAGGCCTTGCCTGCCTCTCTGGTCCGCTGGCGACGCGTCGTTGGAGATCGTGTTGTCTGGTGCAACTCGTATGGCCCCACGGAAACCACGGTCACCGCCAGCAGTTATGTGCCAGGACCGGAGGTGGATTGGACAACCATGCCCAACGTACCGATCGGACAACCAATTGCGAATGTCGAGTTGTATGTTCTTGACTCGAATATGCAGCCCGTTCCGCTCGGTGTGCCGGGCGATCTGTACATCGGAGGACTGGGGCTGGCTCGTGGATACCACCAGATGCCGGCCCTCACTGCTGAAAAATTCATTCCGCATCCATACAGCCGTGGGGCAGGGGAACGGTTGTACCGAACCGGTGATCGTGTCCGTCGGCGGCCGGACGGGCAGGTGGAATTTCTGGGACGACGGGAT contains:
- a CDS encoding amino acid adenylation domain-containing protein — translated: MNVEHETIVDLLRMWASRIPQQQAYIFLVDGETDAVHVTYEELDRRAQAIATRLKSLGVTGERALLLYPPGLDFIIAFFACLYAGVIAVPAYPPQRKRTLPRLQAILTDAQPKLALTTTQVHASVERFCNQDSGLDNLKNLQWLSTDVLTPDTETVWCMPDINGRTLAFLQYTSGSTGLPKGVMVSHGNLLDNERVIKQAFGHTEQTVVLGWLPLYHDMGLIGNVLQPLYLGAPCVLMSPLHFLQKPLRWLSAISRYRATTSGGPNFAYDLCVRQTTPEQRASLDLSCWTVAFNGAEPIHPSTLDRFTDAFSGSGFRREALYPCYGLAEATLFVSGGERTKPPVLRRINKNELQEHRILDRTESDAEMQQLVGCGYSRFEQEIRIVDPESLRICLVGRVGEVWVKGPSIARGYWNRPEDTSRTFGGYTSDTSEGPFLRTGDLGFVKEGELFITGRLKDLIIIRGRNYYPHDVELTAQQSHESLRPEGGAAFSITLQEEESLVVVHEVDSRPASFNAQMVIAAIRQAITEHHEVQVAAVVLIKAGTLPKTSSGKVQRNLCRLKFLAQGFNVIGQSALPTSPFETEYERGEQADRGQGNELEATVIGIWSKVLQQPRIHLQDNFFAMGGDSLRGMQMLARLQEICRVDVPLDALFDYPTAAEFAAHIGTLTPSVESTSGTSIHHTSREGASPLSFAQERFWFLEQLSPGTPFNNIPIALRLKGSLDIEVLRRSLDEIVSRHEILRATFVLRNGQPAQIIAPRLELPLLIEDLQRVSESSREEQLQSLLGDEARRPFDLIKDPLLRFRLFRVSEADHVLSLTIHHIVADGWSMGIFSRELAALYQAFLQGGGSPLPALPVQYLHTVIQQRESVREQIFQRQVTYWQQRLDHAPHTLNLPFDFPRPEVQGYRGARYEWTLDGSLVQQLQAVGYRYRTTLFMTLLATFNILLSRYSGQSDLCVGTPVANRNRIECESLIGCFVNSVALRADLSGNPPFPDFLDQVRATVLGAQANQEIPFERLVDELKVGRDLGHTPIFQVMFVLADRPSDVRALGGLEACRMSVNTQTSVFDLTLEMAEKANGNLGGVFEYSTDLFTSRTIVRMAEHFQALLAQVVACPESRVDDWPMVTANERAYVLVNCNETTTPYPDESCLHQLLEARVAESPDAVALLCEGRSYAYDFINSRANQLARYLRAQGIGPEIPVALCVDRSLEMVVGLLGILKAGAAYVPMDPTYPKERQSIILKDVHPRLLLTQGKFSGELPDQAVPVFALDSDWPVVAGFPDTNLPNLTSPDNLAYILYTSGTTGRPKGTGISHRALVNHATAMVRQYGLASTDRVLQFASVSFDVAAEECFPTWIAGATVVLRPNEPVPACTDFHTFLCEQGLTVLNLPTPYWAGWVEEMERISLPVPPLIRLVIVGSEKALPASLVRWRRVVGDRVVWCNSYGPTETTVTASSYVPGPEVDWTTMPNVPIGQPIANVELYVLDSNMQPVPLGVPGDLYIGGLGLARGYHQMPALTAEKFIPHPYSRGAGERLYRTGDRVRRRPDGQVEFLGRRDEQVKIRGFRIELPDIEFHARQCPQVKEVRVFLESGGVPGWPALIGGLSEIEQDRRLQEVECLTAVEAQWVYDVESNAEERRKTVIQRKPEFDVFLKINNGEFLTPPRENQRNWLMRRALDEFSDDLVALDAISKRFVSGSDRVSIDQSWTGSRAEYTPSELIIEGQQVMQDWEAPLMKAMADIATESRGDVLEVGFGMGISATYIQAGQPRSHTIIECNRDVMNVFSDWTGRYPGRDIRLVQGQWQEVVGTLSDFDAVFFDTYPASEAEFEETVINSINFAEAFIPSAAKLLRPGGVFTYYTNEIDSFSRRHQRFLFQHFSSFTLSIVRSLLPPEDCHYWWADSMAVVKAVK